CAGTTTCCACAAAAGCGTCCGTTTTCCCTCCAGGAGGAATAGAAACATGGTAATCTGTCAGTTTGGGAAGTTCCCGACCGAGGGTTTTATAAATCTTTTTCAAGGCACGCATGAAGGAATCGTACTGACCATCTCCAGTTGCGATTTCATCATAAAACTTCCCATGAATACTCATTCGAAGCTGAACAGTAGGTTTCAAGCCTTTTGAATGTGTCATGTGATAGCCTTCAATGCTGATGTGTTTAGAAATGGAGTTGTTTTGCAAAACATCTGAAATGATGTAGGGCAAATCCTCTGTCGTAACTCGTTCTTTTTTATCACCAAGTTCAATGATCCGTTGGGTCACTTTAGCGAGTTCATCTTTCTCCAAAGAGATCCCCAACTCTTCGAGGTTTTTGAGAATATTTGCCTTTCCGGAGGTCTTTCCAAGCGCATATTTCCGTTGGCGACCAAAACGTTCAGGCATCAAATCATTGAAATAGAGGTTCTTTTTATTATCTCCGTCTGCATGAATTCCTGCGGTTTGGGTAAACACATTCTCCCCTACTACAGGCTTATTTGCAGGAATATGTTGCCCTGAAAACTGCTCTACAAGTTTGGAAACACGGAAAATTTTCTGTTCCTGAACTCCAATTTCCAAATCTGTAAAGTCCTTGATCACAGCGATCACGGATTCCAATGGAGCATTTCCCGCACGCTCTCCTAGGCCATTGATCGTGGTATGAAGGCCTGCAGCACCATTTGAAATCGCTTCAAGAACATTGGCAACCGAAAGGTCATAGTCATTGTGAGCATGAAAATCGAAATGAACAGCAGGAAATTGAGCAACGATTTGTTCAAAAAAGGCCTTGACCTCCTTGGGTGATAGTAATCCCAAAGTATCGGGAAGCATAATCCGCTTTACGGACTGCTTGGTCAAAAACTCAATCAAACTGAGGGTATATTCCGGAGAATTTCGCATTCCATTGGACCAATCCTCTAGGTAAACATTGACTGACACCCCCATTTCCTGAGCATAGGAAATGCTTTTTTGAATGTCTGCAAAATGTTGCTCGGGAGTTTTTTTGAGCTGATGAACC
Above is a window of Algoriphagus sanaruensis DNA encoding:
- a CDS encoding alpha-isopropylmalate synthase regulatory domain-containing protein is translated as MDTTLRDGEQTSGVSFLPSEKLQIAKLLLEELKVDRIEVASARVSEGELEGVQKITQWAAKKGYLDRVEVLGFVDTPVSVNWIVEAGGKVLNLLTKGSMNHLVHQLKKTPEQHFADIQKSISYAQEMGVSVNVYLEDWSNGMRNSPEYTLSLIEFLTKQSVKRIMLPDTLGLLSPKEVKAFFEQIVAQFPAVHFDFHAHNDYDLSVANVLEAISNGAAGLHTTINGLGERAGNAPLESVIAVIKDFTDLEIGVQEQKIFRVSKLVEQFSGQHIPANKPVVGENVFTQTAGIHADGDNKKNLYFNDLMPERFGRQRKYALGKTSGKANILKNLEELGISLEKDELAKVTQRIIELGDKKERVTTEDLPYIISDVLQNNSISKHISIEGYHMTHSKGLKPTVQLRMSIHGKFYDEIATGDGQYDSFMRALKKIYKTLGRELPKLTDYHVSIPPGGKTDAFVETVITWDYGKIFKTKGLDPDQTVAAMMATEKMLNIIENMNYQPTKEESTYYGNQYRTVAG